One genomic window of Methanosarcina acetivorans C2A includes the following:
- a CDS encoding CBS domain-containing protein, whose protein sequence is MVDEPEREAGTDIHNKEIEREVSVAEVMNKTVITMDINTDIPAIAREMTQNNVGSVIITQNEKAMGIITERDLVKGIVAENRKPREVNASEILSTPLLTVEPGTSIVKASEIMLKANIKRLPVLEDSTIIGIISHTDILMITPGLSTILKDLIDMNREALLSTPAIEEVEGDFITGICESCLYHSIDLKLVNGRYLCENCRHEEGEDYE, encoded by the coding sequence ATGGTTGATGAACCTGAGAGGGAAGCAGGTACTGATATTCACAACAAGGAAATTGAGAGGGAGGTCTCGGTTGCTGAAGTGATGAATAAAACAGTCATCACAATGGACATTAACACAGATATCCCTGCCATTGCAAGGGAAATGACCCAAAACAATGTTGGAAGCGTAATTATTACACAAAACGAAAAAGCCATGGGGATTATTACCGAAAGGGACCTTGTGAAGGGTATTGTTGCAGAGAACAGAAAACCAAGGGAAGTGAATGCAAGCGAAATCCTTTCTACCCCGCTGCTAACTGTGGAGCCCGGGACAAGTATAGTAAAAGCTTCCGAAATCATGTTAAAAGCCAATATTAAAAGGCTGCCAGTCCTTGAAGACAGCACAATTATAGGAATTATATCTCACACAGACATCCTGATGATTACACCTGGACTCAGCACCATTCTCAAAGACCTTATTGATATGAACCGGGAGGCTCTCCTCTCCACTCCTGCAATTGAAGAAGTCGAAGGAGACTTCATTACAGGAATATGTGAGTCCTGTCTCTATCATTCAATAGACCTCAAATTAGTTAACGGCAGGTATTTATGCGAAAACTGCCGGCATGAGGAAGGCGAAGACTACGAGTGA
- a CDS encoding CBS domain-containing protein, translating into MILLNKNTTFVPVEKMNVQPQVNKSGKKAQQKDPHSVSSMGTMRIGPSFKSRIAEHEGKILALATRDVVTLPPTAAIMEAVRIMTERRFRRIPITDAGTGRLEGVVTSVDIIDFLGGGSRNLLVENRFKGNLLAAINEEVRQIMQTDVAYLNDQADFKDAVTTMLERRTGGLPIVNDEMQVIAIFTERNAVELMGGIVTNKTVDEYMTKNVTMVTTDTPIGQAAKVMVQNRFRRLPVVKDGIFAGIVTASDIVHFLGRGDAFSKLTTGNIHEALDQPVGSIVSQELIWTSPGTDMGKAMEIMLEKKIGSLPVLEDGMLRGIITESDFLRGFDL; encoded by the coding sequence GTGATCCTATTGAACAAAAATACGACATTTGTACCAGTCGAAAAAATGAATGTTCAGCCACAAGTGAACAAATCAGGTAAAAAGGCGCAACAGAAAGACCCACACTCGGTCAGCAGCATGGGCACAATGAGAATAGGCCCCAGTTTCAAGTCCCGCATTGCGGAACATGAGGGAAAAATTCTTGCCCTGGCAACAAGGGATGTAGTAACCCTCCCTCCCACTGCAGCCATCATGGAAGCGGTCAGGATTATGACTGAAAGGAGATTCAGGCGTATCCCTATCACAGACGCAGGCACGGGGAGACTGGAAGGAGTCGTTACTTCTGTTGATATTATCGATTTCCTGGGAGGCGGCAGCAGGAACCTCCTTGTCGAAAACCGCTTTAAAGGCAACCTTCTAGCTGCAATAAACGAAGAAGTACGCCAGATTATGCAAACTGATGTTGCGTACCTCAATGATCAGGCAGATTTCAAAGATGCCGTTACAACAATGCTTGAAAGGAGGACCGGAGGCCTGCCAATCGTAAATGATGAAATGCAGGTCATCGCAATCTTTACCGAAAGAAATGCCGTTGAACTGATGGGTGGGATTGTGACAAATAAAACCGTTGATGAATATATGACCAAAAATGTCACAATGGTAACAACAGATACGCCCATCGGACAGGCAGCAAAAGTAATGGTGCAGAACAGGTTCCGAAGACTTCCTGTAGTAAAAGACGGAATTTTTGCAGGAATAGTCACTGCCTCGGATATTGTCCATTTCCTTGGAAGAGGGGATGCATTCAGCAAACTCACAACAGGAAATATCCATGAGGCTCTGGATCAGCCTGTAGGCTCCATTGTTTCACAAGAACTGATCTGGACCAGCCCTGGCACAGATATGGGAAAAGCTATGGAAATCATGCTCGAGAAAAAAATTGGTTCACTTCCGGTTCTGGAAGATGGGATGCTCCGCGGGATTATTACAGAGAGCGATTTCCTGAGAGGGTTTGACCTTTAA
- a CDS encoding CBS domain-containing protein codes for MNVSEIMSEGPVSIKERDFVTHARQLMRDYLFRSLVVVDEGNRLVGMLNDQDIMRVTSTRSNVTVGGYARPSPTVTPDMDVVKAAKLMVQSKQNRVPVVKSTTDHTVVGVLSDVDILRNAELPRSASKTIDMVMTKKVKTCSPDERISKVWNYMTETDYTGIPVVSKKGDPIGMITRRDIIKAGILRMSIEDERAARPNESPKVEKIMSTPAYTLSENDSVKSAIEMIIQHDIGRVTIVNEQGKISGIADRQDLMNAFVNGWSE; via the coding sequence ATGAATGTCAGCGAGATAATGTCAGAGGGGCCTGTAAGTATCAAAGAGAGGGATTTCGTAACTCACGCCCGCCAGCTGATGCGTGATTACTTGTTCAGATCTCTTGTTGTTGTTGATGAGGGAAACCGGCTTGTGGGAATGCTTAACGACCAGGATATTATGAGGGTTACATCCACACGCTCAAATGTCACGGTGGGCGGATATGCAAGGCCGTCTCCGACAGTCACTCCGGACATGGATGTCGTGAAAGCTGCAAAACTGATGGTGCAATCGAAACAGAACAGAGTTCCGGTTGTCAAATCAACAACAGACCACACGGTTGTAGGAGTCCTGAGTGACGTTGATATTCTCCGGAATGCGGAACTTCCCAGAAGTGCTTCAAAAACGATAGACATGGTTATGACAAAAAAAGTCAAAACCTGTTCGCCGGATGAAAGGATCTCCAAGGTCTGGAATTACATGACAGAGACGGATTATACCGGAATTCCAGTCGTTTCAAAGAAAGGTGATCCCATCGGGATGATAACAAGAAGGGATATAATCAAAGCAGGAATTTTGAGAATGTCCATAGAAGACGAGAGAGCCGCGAGGCCAAACGAAAGTCCCAAGGTTGAAAAGATTATGTCAACTCCTGCATACACACTTTCAGAGAACGATTCCGTTAAGAGTGCGATTGAAATGATTATTCAGCATGATATCGGAAGAGTTACTATAGTAAATGAGCAGGGGAAAATCTCCGGAATCGCTGACAGGCAGGACCTGATGAACGCCTTCGTCAACGGGTGGTCGGAGTAA
- a CDS encoding RNA ligase, giving the protein MHKEENGEIDPDFINRLAGFLGFEEERVRHLFEKKYLARNWGKHEHMLRFDKEISHIEHGTVLYEKGSSFEIIMGFPKIRRAMVLDPTLKKHFNGLSKLAIEEKMNGYNVRVAQVDGEILAITRSGYICPYTTERANVKLNLEFFDAFPELVLYGEMVGPDNPYVPKTIYDIESVEFFIFDIREKNTGKPLPTAKRRELMEKYGFFQVRSFGEIPLETAPEEIAGIIRELGKNEHEGVVIKDPEMVLPSLKYTSSQSNCSDLRHAFKFYNEAGRDYMLSRIVREGFQTVEWNEDETEFKERCIQLGESILTPLRESIRNVKDGERLYEEVRIRVRDLKTVTEFENYLKRLGVDTIFETPQLAGNEYLVNIKKVNKSTNDKTQAIWEGELW; this is encoded by the coding sequence ATGCATAAAGAGGAGAATGGGGAAATAGATCCTGACTTTATAAACCGGCTGGCGGGTTTCCTGGGCTTTGAAGAAGAGAGAGTCCGGCACCTTTTTGAAAAGAAGTACCTTGCCCGGAACTGGGGAAAACATGAGCATATGCTCCGTTTTGACAAAGAAATTTCCCATATAGAGCACGGAACCGTACTTTATGAAAAAGGCAGCTCTTTTGAAATTATTATGGGCTTCCCGAAGATCCGGAGAGCCATGGTTCTGGACCCCACACTTAAAAAACACTTCAACGGCCTCAGCAAACTGGCTATAGAAGAAAAGATGAACGGATACAACGTCCGGGTAGCGCAGGTAGACGGAGAGATCCTTGCGATCACCCGGAGCGGGTATATCTGCCCTTACACAACAGAAAGGGCAAATGTAAAACTTAACCTGGAATTCTTTGACGCTTTTCCGGAGCTTGTGCTCTACGGGGAAATGGTAGGCCCTGACAACCCATATGTCCCGAAAACAATCTATGACATCGAGTCCGTAGAGTTTTTCATCTTCGATATCCGGGAGAAAAACACAGGCAAACCCCTGCCCACAGCAAAAAGGCGCGAGCTGATGGAAAAATACGGCTTTTTCCAGGTGAGGTCCTTTGGGGAAATTCCCCTGGAAACAGCCCCCGAAGAAATCGCAGGAATCATCCGGGAACTTGGAAAAAACGAGCATGAAGGCGTGGTCATCAAAGACCCGGAAATGGTCCTTCCCTCTCTGAAGTACACCTCCTCCCAGAGCAACTGCTCCGACCTCAGGCACGCTTTCAAGTTTTACAACGAAGCCGGAAGGGATTACATGCTCTCCCGAATAGTCAGGGAGGGTTTTCAGACCGTGGAATGGAACGAAGACGAAACCGAGTTCAAGGAGCGCTGCATACAGCTTGGAGAAAGCATCCTGACCCCCCTGAGAGAATCCATCAGAAACGTAAAGGACGGGGAAAGGCTCTACGAAGAGGTAAGAATCAGAGTCAGAGACCTGAAAACCGTGACAGAATTTGAGAATTACCTAAAAAGGCTTGGGGTGGATACAATCTTTGAAACCCCTCAACTTGCAGGAAACGAGTACCTGGTAAACATCAAGAAAGTCAATAAAAGCACCAATGATAAAACTCAGGCGATCTGGGAAGGAGAGCTCTGGTGA
- a CDS encoding CBS domain-containing protein: MQVKDIMVQPHKIDKSDTISHALDLMEKKDTKRLLVVHDNQVLGVLTMRGLTEQLGTRRKQSKPASSLHVATAVSDNFVKVLPDTDVKDALTLMKKKGGVIIVTDNGNAMGWVTPQELMKVNHFTGFAGEVMEKNPIIVSPSDRVSHARRLILDKNVGRLPVIENGKLVGIIAEDDIAFAMRSFRDLVADNQQDSRIKNLLVGDIMTRSVVNVYTNTPLSDTVDTMLEYDVGGVPVLNLEEELVGFLARRNIINTIEE, encoded by the coding sequence ATGCAAGTTAAAGACATAATGGTACAACCACACAAGATTGACAAGTCAGACACCATATCTCACGCCCTTGATCTCATGGAAAAAAAGGATACAAAGCGCCTGCTAGTAGTGCATGACAACCAGGTTCTAGGTGTACTTACCATGAGAGGTCTGACAGAGCAGCTCGGAACCCGCAGGAAACAGAGCAAACCCGCATCCTCTTTGCATGTCGCAACAGCCGTATCCGACAACTTTGTAAAAGTTTTGCCAGATACCGACGTTAAAGACGCCCTCACCCTGATGAAAAAGAAAGGAGGCGTGATCATTGTCACTGACAATGGAAACGCAATGGGCTGGGTGACCCCGCAGGAGCTTATGAAAGTAAATCACTTCACAGGCTTTGCCGGAGAAGTAATGGAAAAAAACCCGATCATTGTTAGCCCCTCAGACCGTGTAAGCCACGCCAGACGCCTTATCCTTGATAAGAATGTGGGAAGGCTGCCGGTAATTGAAAACGGGAAGCTTGTGGGAATCATTGCAGAAGACGATATCGCTTTTGCAATGCGCTCCTTCAGGGACCTCGTAGCTGACAACCAGCAGGACTCCAGAATCAAAAACCTGCTTGTTGGAGATATTATGACCCGCAGTGTGGTCAATGTGTACACCAACACTCCTCTTTCAGATACGGTTGATACAATGCTGGAATACGATGTCGGAGGTGTTCCTGTCCTCAATCTGGAAGAAGAACTGGTTGGTTTCCTCGCACGCAGGAATATCATAAACACAATCGAGGAATAA
- a CDS encoding MFS transporter — translation MRINNVQFLSNMANVLSLLFIPVFAASFGASYIEIGLIVGIYSATTLLSSFIFGRLADLHHLRTVILGGFGFATAAFFLQIFATDPSALMLARALAGFSVGIHPGALIAYVHYQKQSLGKFISLGSLGWMAGFLLAGVIGVRMDLLFGLSALVYAFCFLQIFRLEDIEKPQLKVSHFSLNTLLKNSGTYFSLFLRHTGAVGVWAIFPLYLRELGAGDFWIGVIYAINPAVQFLIMRRLDPFENEKLIQAGYLLSVVGFISYVLASSYLYVIPGMFVVACSWSFLYVGSTRRVVELNPDKATAAGLINSMIGAAGVAGSVLGGVLSQFFGFKATMLGAAIFSISGFLLYKTLEKT, via the coding sequence ATGAGAATAAATAACGTCCAGTTCCTTTCAAATATGGCTAATGTTCTCTCGTTGCTTTTTATTCCTGTTTTTGCCGCATCCTTCGGCGCCTCTTATATCGAAATCGGGCTTATAGTGGGTATTTATTCGGCCACAACCCTTCTTTCTTCCTTTATTTTTGGGAGGCTTGCTGACCTTCACCACCTGCGCACGGTGATTCTGGGAGGTTTTGGATTTGCTACAGCCGCTTTTTTTCTTCAGATCTTTGCCACTGATCCTTCTGCCCTCATGCTTGCAAGAGCTCTGGCCGGTTTCAGTGTTGGGATTCACCCGGGAGCCCTGATAGCCTACGTCCATTATCAGAAGCAGAGTCTCGGAAAGTTTATTTCGTTGGGCTCTCTCGGCTGGATGGCAGGTTTTCTTCTTGCAGGGGTGATAGGGGTAAGAATGGATTTGCTTTTTGGGCTTTCTGCCCTTGTTTATGCTTTCTGTTTCCTGCAGATTTTCAGGCTAGAGGATATTGAAAAGCCGCAGCTGAAAGTTTCTCACTTTTCCCTGAATACCCTGCTGAAGAATTCAGGGACCTATTTTTCTCTCTTCCTGCGGCATACCGGAGCCGTCGGGGTCTGGGCCATTTTTCCCCTTTATCTCCGGGAGCTCGGAGCAGGGGACTTCTGGATCGGGGTTATTTATGCAATAAACCCTGCAGTCCAGTTTCTTATAATGCGCAGGCTTGACCCGTTTGAAAACGAAAAGTTGATCCAAGCAGGTTATCTGCTCTCTGTTGTCGGCTTTATCAGTTATGTCCTTGCTTCCTCCTATCTTTACGTCATCCCCGGGATGTTTGTAGTTGCTTGTTCTTGGTCTTTTCTTTATGTGGGCTCAACTCGCAGGGTTGTGGAACTAAACCCTGATAAAGCTACAGCAGCCGGTCTGATCAACTCAATGATAGGAGCTGCGGGGGTTGCGGGATCTGTTCTCGGAGGAGTCCTCTCCCAGTTTTTCGGCTTCAAAGCTACAATGCTCGGAGCTGCCATTTTTTCTATTTCAGGCTTCCTGCTCTACAAAACCCTAGAAAAGACTTAA
- a CDS encoding TIGR00266 family protein — protein MADDIDYEIIGNDMQIVEIELDPGEAVQAEAGAMAYMGPGIQMQTSMGSEGGGLLGGLKKGLKRALTGESFFITNFIHKGSGKGHVAFAAPYPGKIIPLDLSKFGGSILCQKDAFLCAARGVDVEVAFTRRIGTGLFGGEGFILQRLRGNGFAFVHIGGTVVRKDLAPGETYHVDTGCVAAFTETVNYDITWSKDFKNALFGGEGIVLATLTGPGTIYMQSLPFSRLADRIYAASASHQNRGEQTGIGGSDILGGLIGGDKSF, from the coding sequence ATGGCTGACGATATCGACTACGAGATTATTGGGAACGATATGCAAATCGTTGAAATTGAGCTTGATCCAGGCGAGGCTGTTCAGGCAGAAGCCGGAGCCATGGCATATATGGGACCCGGAATCCAGATGCAGACAAGTATGGGCAGTGAAGGGGGCGGACTCCTCGGAGGTCTGAAAAAGGGACTGAAAAGAGCCCTGACCGGGGAAAGTTTTTTTATTACAAACTTTATCCACAAAGGTTCCGGAAAAGGGCATGTGGCCTTTGCGGCTCCGTATCCGGGCAAGATTATCCCCCTTGACCTTTCAAAATTCGGAGGCAGTATCCTCTGCCAGAAAGACGCTTTTCTCTGTGCTGCCCGCGGCGTGGACGTGGAAGTTGCTTTTACTCGCAGAATCGGAACAGGGCTTTTCGGTGGTGAGGGTTTCATTCTTCAGAGGTTGCGGGGAAACGGCTTTGCCTTTGTCCATATCGGAGGCACGGTTGTAAGAAAGGATCTGGCTCCGGGTGAGACATACCATGTTGACACAGGCTGTGTGGCAGCTTTTACCGAAACTGTAAATTACGACATAACCTGGTCCAAGGACTTCAAAAATGCCCTCTTCGGGGGCGAAGGAATTGTCCTTGCAACCCTAACAGGTCCGGGAACCATTTATATGCAGAGCCTGCCTTTCTCACGCCTCGCTGACAGAATCTATGCAGCTTCAGCTTCCCATCAGAATAGAGGAGAACAGACCGGCATCGGGGGAAGTGATATCCTCGGCGGCCTTATTGGCGGAGACAAGTCTTTCTAA
- a CDS encoding CBS domain-containing protein — MNVADIMSSPVYAINIDEPVSRARKLMLRHRISTLLVLNEGKMVGIVTKSDISNRLAQAEPLWRRRPIDQIPIKLLMTESVITIYPEASISQAAALMLENGVHDIPVVKNDIVGIVTRTDIVRYVAEHADEIDTKISTLMTDDIVSVHRHHTINHVIEEMNKNEIERVIVKDDAGKPVGVISKRNLALNLLTDNEGKLSTKSIKMARKSSPGGQKTYRYVKEVPLTAEDIMITPIISIDVNEKISIAAKKLIEEEITALPVSDGEEIVGILSRTDIMKSVL; from the coding sequence ATGAATGTGGCGGACATCATGAGCTCACCTGTGTACGCTATAAACATAGATGAACCCGTGTCACGTGCAAGAAAACTGATGTTAAGACACAGAATCAGTACGTTGCTTGTCCTTAACGAGGGCAAAATGGTGGGAATTGTTACGAAATCAGATATCAGCAACCGCCTGGCTCAGGCCGAACCTCTCTGGAGGAGAAGGCCGATCGACCAGATCCCTATCAAGTTGCTGATGACAGAATCCGTAATCACCATTTATCCCGAAGCCTCCATTTCCCAGGCAGCCGCCTTAATGCTTGAGAACGGAGTGCATGACATTCCGGTGGTAAAAAACGATATTGTAGGTATTGTCACCAGGACAGATATCGTGCGCTATGTAGCCGAACACGCGGATGAAATAGATACAAAAATCTCCACACTGATGACCGACGACATCGTTTCTGTTCACAGGCACCATACAATCAACCATGTGATAGAAGAAATGAACAAAAACGAGATCGAAAGAGTGATCGTTAAAGACGATGCGGGAAAACCTGTGGGAGTTATTTCAAAGAGGAACCTTGCCTTAAACCTCTTAACTGACAATGAAGGCAAACTTTCAACAAAAAGCATCAAGATGGCTAGGAAATCTTCGCCTGGAGGTCAGAAAACTTACAGATACGTAAAAGAAGTGCCTTTGACAGCGGAAGACATAATGATTACTCCAATAATATCTATTGATGTAAACGAGAAAATTAGCATCGCTGCAAAAAAATTGATCGAGGAAGAGATAACGGCCCTGCCTGTCAGCGATGGCGAAGAAATAGTAGGAATCCTGAGCAGGACCGACATCATGAAATCCGTGCTCTAA
- a CDS encoding OB-fold nucleic acid binding domain-containing protein — protein MTDIETIYKKLSHVISREDFLKRIEEKVENMGGLCDEAMAAMLVANELGFSDAGRENLKIENITPETGPVNFIARVVSVFDVKEFTRNDGTIGRVGNLIVGDETGKLKLTLWDNMADLIKAGKVKVGQTIQISGYAKQGYSGVEVNIGNNGVLTESEEEVDVAASSQKIKDIKDGMGDLNLTGKVLEISEIRTFQRKDGSGGKVGNLLIGDETGTLRVTLWDEKTDFLNQLEYGDTVELINAYARENAFTQKVELQIGNRSIIRKSEKKVEYEETFTPVADIKADMNNINISGRVLDISEVRTFEKKDGTAGRVANILLGDSTGKIRLTVWDEKTESLDDIDFDDTVEVLNAYSRENTFSQQVELSLGARGIIQKSEKKVEYREKFTDIADIIPGESYSVQGKVSEIGELREFEREDGTENVVANLQLEDETGSIRLTFWGEQAYVIEDLDIDSEIQIIDAYARYGLNEEIELSVGNRSRVIIL, from the coding sequence ATGACCGATATTGAGACTATTTATAAAAAGCTCAGCCATGTCATCAGTAGAGAGGATTTCCTGAAGCGCATAGAGGAAAAGGTCGAGAACATGGGAGGGCTTTGTGATGAGGCGATGGCTGCCATGCTGGTCGCCAATGAGCTGGGATTCTCAGACGCGGGCAGGGAAAACTTAAAAATAGAAAACATCACCCCTGAGACCGGGCCTGTTAATTTTATAGCAAGAGTTGTTTCAGTTTTTGATGTCAAGGAGTTTACCCGGAATGATGGGACTATAGGTAGAGTGGGAAACCTGATCGTCGGAGACGAAACCGGAAAACTGAAGTTAACCCTGTGGGACAACATGGCAGATCTGATTAAGGCCGGAAAGGTAAAGGTAGGCCAGACCATCCAGATAAGCGGATATGCAAAGCAGGGCTATTCCGGAGTGGAAGTTAACATCGGCAATAACGGCGTCCTGACCGAAAGTGAAGAGGAAGTTGATGTTGCTGCGAGCAGCCAGAAGATAAAGGACATAAAGGACGGTATGGGAGACCTCAACCTTACAGGCAAGGTACTTGAGATTTCTGAAATCAGAACTTTCCAGCGCAAAGACGGAAGCGGTGGAAAAGTTGGAAACCTGCTGATTGGAGACGAAACAGGCACGCTCAGGGTAACACTCTGGGACGAAAAAACCGATTTTTTAAACCAGCTTGAGTACGGAGACACTGTTGAACTGATCAATGCTTACGCCCGGGAAAATGCCTTTACGCAAAAAGTTGAGTTGCAGATCGGAAACCGGAGCATAATCCGGAAAAGCGAAAAGAAAGTAGAATATGAAGAAACATTTACCCCTGTTGCAGATATAAAGGCTGACATGAATAATATCAATATTTCAGGAAGGGTGCTTGACATCTCAGAAGTTCGAACTTTCGAGAAAAAGGATGGGACTGCCGGCAGGGTAGCAAACATCCTTCTGGGCGATTCCACAGGCAAAATCAGGCTTACAGTCTGGGACGAAAAAACCGAGAGTCTTGACGATATTGATTTCGATGATACCGTGGAAGTCCTCAACGCCTATTCCCGAGAAAACACATTCAGCCAGCAGGTTGAACTCAGCCTAGGTGCCAGAGGGATAATTCAGAAAAGTGAAAAAAAGGTCGAATACAGGGAGAAATTTACTGACATCGCAGATATTATCCCTGGAGAAAGTTATTCCGTCCAGGGAAAAGTTTCCGAGATAGGAGAACTGAGAGAGTTTGAAAGGGAGGACGGAACCGAAAACGTGGTCGCAAACCTCCAGCTTGAGGACGAAACAGGCAGTATCCGGCTGACGTTCTGGGGAGAACAGGCTTATGTGATAGAGGACCTGGATATCGACTCCGAAATCCAGATTATTGACGCTTACGCCAGATACGGGCTGAATGAAGAAATAGAACTTAGCGTTGGGAACAGGAGTAGAGTGATTATTCTCTGA